A single genomic interval of Stenotrophomonas sp. ZAC14D1_NAIMI4_1 harbors:
- the xerD gene encoding site-specific tyrosine recombinase XerD, with protein MAVISTPAERRQLVTQLPELRAADSVRIQRFLDAIWAENGLARATLDSYRRDLEGLARWMDGREGGLAGIERPGLFDYLAWRTRHGWSPRSNARLLSALRAFFADGVRRGERSEDPSTLLDPPKLPRLLPKALAESQIDALLAAPDIDSPLGLRDRAMLELMYAAGLRVSELVLLPATAVNLRQGVLRVTGKGSKERLVPLGEESQHWLERYLQQSRPQLVGKGKVHALADGQTPLFIEPSLHALTRQAFWHLVKRHAQVAGIDPARISPHGLRHSFATHLLNRGADLRALQMLLGHSSLSTTQIYTLVAREHLQKLHARHHPRG; from the coding sequence ATGGCCGTCATTTCCACCCCTGCCGAACGCCGCCAGCTGGTCACCCAGCTGCCGGAACTGCGCGCCGCCGACAGCGTGCGCATCCAGCGTTTCCTCGATGCGATCTGGGCCGAGAACGGGCTGGCGCGCGCCACCCTGGACAGCTACCGGCGTGACCTGGAAGGCCTGGCGCGCTGGATGGATGGCCGCGAGGGCGGCCTGGCCGGCATCGAGCGCCCGGGCCTGTTCGATTACCTGGCCTGGCGCACCCGCCATGGCTGGTCGCCGCGCAGCAATGCGCGCCTGCTGTCGGCGCTGCGCGCGTTCTTCGCCGATGGCGTGCGCCGTGGCGAGCGCAGCGAAGACCCCAGCACGCTGCTGGATCCGCCCAAGCTGCCCCGCCTGCTGCCCAAGGCGCTGGCCGAAAGCCAGATCGATGCCTTGCTCGCCGCGCCGGACATCGACAGCCCGCTGGGGCTGCGCGACCGCGCCATGCTGGAACTGATGTATGCCGCCGGCCTGCGCGTGAGCGAGCTGGTGCTGCTGCCGGCCACCGCGGTCAACCTGCGCCAGGGCGTGCTGCGGGTGACCGGCAAGGGCAGCAAGGAACGCCTGGTGCCGCTGGGCGAGGAATCGCAGCACTGGCTGGAGCGTTACCTGCAGCAGTCGCGGCCGCAGCTGGTCGGCAAGGGCAAGGTGCACGCGCTGGCCGATGGGCAGACGCCGCTGTTCATCGAGCCCAGCCTGCATGCGCTGACCCGGCAGGCGTTCTGGCACCTGGTCAAGCGCCATGCGCAGGTGGCCGGCATCGACCCGGCGCGGATCAGCCCGCACGGCCTGCGCCACAGCTTCGCCACCCATCTGTTGAACCGTGGCGCCGACCTGCGCGCGCTGCAGATGCTGCTGGGCCACAGTTCACTGTCGACCACCCAGATCTACACCCTGGTCGCGCGCGAACACCTGCAGAAGCTGCACGCCCGGCACCATCCGCGCGGCTGA
- a CDS encoding DsbC family protein, with protein MFRFAIAALFSAVSLTACAQPAPPAAKAPAAAAKAGPAAPAGSPEQAVRAALTALNPGFEVDYVGAAPFPGFREVVVSGQLLYVSDDGRYLFQSQPYDTREKAPANSEGLLGYRRQLLAKANHGDRIVFAAPNAKYTISVFTDIECGYCRKLHQDIAELNRNGITVEYLAFPRMGLGSKDYTDMISVWCAADRRQALTNAKRGGSVPARNCTNPVAMQYTLGQRLGVNGTPAIFAPDGTQLGGYLPPAQLRAALEKRAAASTAGGSR; from the coding sequence ATGTTCCGATTTGCCATCGCTGCATTGTTCAGTGCGGTCAGCCTGACCGCCTGCGCCCAGCCGGCGCCGCCGGCCGCCAAGGCACCTGCCGCTGCTGCCAAGGCCGGTCCGGCCGCGCCTGCGGGTTCGCCCGAACAGGCCGTACGTGCCGCACTGACCGCGCTCAACCCGGGCTTCGAAGTCGATTATGTCGGCGCGGCACCGTTCCCCGGTTTCCGCGAAGTTGTCGTTTCCGGCCAGCTGCTGTACGTCTCCGATGACGGCCGTTACCTGTTCCAGTCGCAGCCGTATGACACCCGCGAGAAGGCCCCGGCCAACAGCGAAGGCCTGCTGGGCTACCGCCGCCAGCTGCTGGCCAAGGCCAACCATGGCGACCGCATCGTGTTCGCCGCGCCCAACGCCAAGTACACCATCAGCGTGTTCACCGATATCGAGTGCGGCTACTGCCGCAAGCTGCACCAGGACATCGCCGAGCTCAACCGCAACGGCATCACCGTCGAGTACCTGGCCTTCCCGCGCATGGGCCTGGGCAGCAAGGACTACACCGACATGATCTCGGTCTGGTGCGCGGCGGATCGCCGCCAGGCGCTGACCAATGCCAAGCGCGGCGGCAGCGTGCCGGCCAGGAACTGCACCAACCCGGTGGCCATGCAGTACACGCTGGGCCAGCGCCTGGGCGTCAACGGCACGCCCGCGATCTTCGCCCCCGACGGCACCCAGCTGGGCGGTTACCTGCCGCCGGCGCAGCTGCGTGCGGCGCTGGAGAAGCGCGCCGCCGCCAGCACCGCAGGTGGCAGCCGCTGA